Proteins from a single region of Flavobacterium sp. YJ01:
- a CDS encoding T9SS type A sorting domain-containing protein yields the protein MKTKLILLALLLPCSFLFAQNYFMSAPEGFGASATGGGSASPVTVSTLADLTAKLKLTTPQVILVSGTINCTYTSLQVNDKTIIGLPGARLINLDQTAAGSGILNLKPGSNNVIIRNLIFEGPGAYDVDGKDNLTSEATNIWVDHCEFQDGMDGNFDNKGAADNVTVSWCKFTYLKTPKAGGSGGADDHRFSDLVGSSKTDAPSDGHYSITFKNCYWAEGCKERMPRARNAELHILNCYYNTSVSGSLAIGLGGGSNNTTCYVEGTDFAKIGTAFKSYVSTDGGTIGISFTDCLNAPANSGTAVTKPSYNYSVLPIANVAGFVSNPTCGAGATLQVTAQGTLSTSCNNLGLNDRLNNLDLKYYPSVINRLLNIDFSSSDNGLAEVDLFSSNGSKVYSHSKNITADEKLELNVGNLAKGIYICKVQIENRSKTFKLVKN from the coding sequence ATGAAAACAAAACTTATCTTATTGGCATTGCTTCTGCCTTGCTCCTTTCTTTTTGCCCAAAATTATTTTATGAGTGCACCTGAAGGATTTGGAGCTTCAGCAACTGGCGGAGGAAGCGCATCTCCTGTTACTGTATCTACTCTTGCTGATTTAACCGCAAAATTAAAATTAACAACTCCGCAAGTCATTTTAGTTTCTGGAACTATAAACTGCACCTATACAAGTTTGCAAGTAAATGACAAAACCATAATTGGACTTCCGGGAGCGAGATTAATAAATCTAGATCAGACTGCCGCGGGTTCTGGAATTTTAAATTTAAAACCTGGCTCAAATAACGTCATTATTAGAAATTTAATTTTTGAAGGACCAGGCGCTTACGATGTCGACGGTAAAGATAATTTGACATCTGAAGCAACAAACATTTGGGTAGATCATTGCGAATTTCAAGATGGAATGGATGGTAATTTCGACAATAAAGGCGCTGCAGATAATGTGACTGTTTCTTGGTGCAAATTTACATATTTGAAAACTCCAAAAGCGGGAGGTTCTGGAGGAGCCGATGATCACCGTTTTTCTGATTTAGTAGGATCTTCTAAAACTGACGCTCCTTCTGACGGACATTACAGCATAACTTTTAAAAACTGTTATTGGGCAGAAGGCTGTAAAGAAAGGATGCCGAGAGCCAGAAATGCTGAACTTCATATTTTAAATTGCTATTATAACACTTCTGTATCAGGTTCTTTGGCAATTGGTTTAGGCGGAGGAAGCAACAATACAACTTGTTATGTAGAAGGAACAGATTTTGCTAAAATTGGAACTGCTTTCAAAAGTTACGTAAGCACAGATGGCGGTACAATTGGCATTTCTTTTACCGATTGTTTAAATGCTCCAGCAAACTCTGGAACTGCTGTAACAAAACCTTCTTATAATTACAGCGTTTTACCGATTGCTAATGTTGCTGGATTTGTTTCTAACCCAACATGTGGCGCTGGGGCGACTCTACAAGTTACTGCACAAGGCACTTTATCTACAAGTTGCAATAATTTAGGCTTAAATGACCGCTTAAATAATCTAGATTTGAAATATTATCCTTCAGTAATTAACCGACTTTTAAATATTGATTTTTCAAGCTCTGATAATGGTTTGGCTGAAGTGGATTTATTTTCTTCGAATGGATCAAAAGTATATTCGCATTCTAAAAATATCACTGCTGATGAAAAATTAGAACTCAATGTGGGAAATCTTGCGAAAGGAATTTACATCTGCAAAGTTCAAATTGAAAACAGAAGCAAAACATTTAAATTAGTAAAAAACTAA
- a CDS encoding OmpA family protein, which translates to MKKKLVSASLLLLSFAAGAQNMATTSTKPNVDQEYNKWSIELNGGVNKPTRAMTPGYTTESANFFHGDLGVRYMFNPKFGLKLDVGYDQFKEKKNTPDFESRYVRASLQGVVNVGRALNFETWTNTFGLLAHGGFGVAQISTETGFGGQDYMAHGIAGLTGQIRLSNRVALTGDLTGIVNGRQNWNFDGMGNTTTGSFDGVLLNASVGLTFYLGKQTKHADWVGEEDRIGELEKRVDLIETGLIDSDKDGVADLYDLEPNSIAGVAVNTKGQSIDTNQNGVPDELESYLDKTYEKKGAGTNTNNTVEELINGGYVNVYFDFNSSKPTNASLSGVDFLVKYLKNNPGKSADIIGYADEIGNTNYNTELSRKRAEAVKKVAVNAGIDASRLNVIANGEDTSVNKNSKEARQIVRRVTFQVK; encoded by the coding sequence ATGAAAAAGAAATTAGTATCAGCCTCTTTATTATTACTATCCTTTGCCGCAGGTGCACAAAATATGGCTACCACATCTACAAAACCAAATGTAGATCAAGAATATAACAAATGGTCTATTGAGCTAAATGGTGGTGTTAACAAACCAACTAGAGCAATGACACCAGGCTACACAACAGAATCAGCAAACTTTTTCCATGGAGATTTAGGTGTTAGATATATGTTTAATCCAAAATTTGGTTTGAAATTAGATGTTGGTTACGATCAATTTAAAGAGAAAAAGAATACTCCGGATTTTGAAAGCCGTTACGTAAGAGCGAGTTTACAAGGAGTTGTAAACGTTGGACGTGCTTTAAACTTTGAAACATGGACAAACACATTTGGTCTTTTAGCCCATGGTGGTTTTGGAGTTGCTCAAATTAGTACAGAAACTGGTTTTGGAGGTCAAGATTACATGGCTCACGGAATTGCTGGTTTAACAGGACAAATTAGATTAAGCAACAGAGTAGCATTAACAGGAGATCTTACCGGAATTGTTAACGGAAGACAAAACTGGAACTTTGACGGAATGGGTAATACAACTACTGGTTCTTTTGATGGAGTTTTATTGAATGCTTCTGTTGGTTTAACTTTCTACTTAGGAAAACAAACAAAACATGCTGACTGGGTTGGTGAAGAAGACAGAATTGGTGAATTGGAAAAAAGAGTAGACTTAATCGAAACTGGTCTTATCGATTCAGACAAAGATGGAGTTGCTGATTTATACGATTTAGAACCAAATAGTATTGCTGGCGTTGCAGTAAATACAAAAGGACAATCTATTGATACTAACCAAAATGGTGTTCCAGATGAGTTAGAAAGCTATTTAGATAAAACTTACGAAAAGAAAGGCGCTGGAACAAATACAAACAACACTGTTGAAGAATTAATTAACGGAGGTTATGTAAATGTTTATTTCGACTTTAATTCGTCTAAACCAACAAATGCTTCTTTATCTGGTGTTGATTTCTTAGTGAAATATTTAAAAAACAATCCAGGAAAATCTGCTGACATTATTGGTTACGCTGACGAAATCGGAAATACAAATTACAACACTGAATTATCTAGAAAAAGAGCTGAAGCTGTGAAAAAAGTAGCTGTAAATGCTGGAATTGATGCTTCAAGATTGAATGTTATTGCGAACGGAGAAGATACTTCTGTGAACAAAAATTCTAAAGAAGCACGTCAAATCGTGAGAAGAGTTACTTTCCAAGTAAAATAA
- the argH gene encoding argininosuccinate lyase, which translates to MKLWEKGIPTDKQIEQFTVGNDRELDLVLAKYDALGSIAHAKMLGQIGLLTAEETTSLVDALNEIIADIVVGNFEIEDSFEDVHSKIEYLLTVKLGDAGKKIHTARSRNDQVLVDVHLYLKDELKAIKEQVKTLFDLLMESAEKHQNVLLPGYTHLQIAMPSSFGMWFSAYAESLIDDITMLNAASKIVDQNPLGSAAGYGSSFPINRTFTTQELGFETLKYNAVAAQMSRGKAEKTVAFAMTSVAGTLSKFAMDVCLYMSQNFDFIGLPAHLTTGSSIMPHKKNPDVFELIRGKCNKIQALPYEITLITNNLPSGYHRDLQLLKEGLFPAIQTLKSCLDIAIFSIKDITVKDHILEDKKYDYLFTVDTLNEMVVEGMPFRDAYKAVAEQLEAGTYKSPKETKHTHEGSINNLCLDAIKDKMKAAF; encoded by the coding sequence ATGAAACTTTGGGAAAAAGGAATACCAACAGATAAACAAATCGAACAATTCACCGTTGGAAACGACCGCGAACTGGATTTAGTTTTAGCAAAATACGATGCTTTAGGTTCAATCGCGCACGCCAAAATGTTGGGACAGATTGGTTTATTAACAGCTGAAGAAACGACTTCTCTAGTTGATGCATTAAACGAAATTATCGCAGACATCGTAGTTGGAAATTTCGAAATCGAAGACAGTTTTGAAGACGTACATTCTAAAATCGAATATCTTCTAACCGTAAAACTTGGCGATGCAGGAAAGAAAATCCACACCGCGCGTTCTCGTAACGATCAGGTTTTGGTTGATGTTCATTTGTATTTGAAAGATGAATTAAAAGCGATAAAAGAACAAGTAAAAACTTTGTTTGACTTATTGATGGAATCGGCAGAAAAACACCAAAATGTTTTATTGCCAGGTTATACACATTTACAAATTGCTATGCCATCGTCATTCGGAATGTGGTTTTCTGCTTACGCCGAAAGTTTGATTGATGACATTACGATGTTGAACGCTGCTTCAAAAATTGTAGATCAAAATCCGTTAGGATCTGCTGCAGGTTACGGAAGTTCATTTCCAATCAATAGAACATTTACAACACAGGAATTAGGTTTTGAAACCTTAAAATACAATGCCGTTGCGGCACAAATGAGTCGTGGAAAAGCAGAAAAAACAGTTGCATTTGCCATGACAAGTGTTGCGGGAACATTATCAAAATTTGCGATGGACGTTTGTCTGTATATGAGCCAGAACTTTGATTTTATTGGTTTACCGGCGCATCTTACAACAGGTTCAAGTATTATGCCTCATAAAAAGAATCCTGATGTTTTTGAATTAATCAGAGGAAAATGCAATAAAATTCAGGCACTTCCATACGAAATCACTTTAATCACCAATAATCTTCCAAGTGGTTATCACAGAGATTTACAGCTTTTAAAAGAAGGTTTGTTTCCAGCAATTCAAACTTTAAAATCTTGTTTGGATATTGCAATTTTCTCAATAAAAGATATTACAGTAAAAGATCATATTCTAGAAGATAAAAAATACGATTATTTGTTTACAGTTGATACTTTAAATGAAATGGTTGTAGAAGGAATGCCATTTAGAGATGCTTACAAAGCCGTTGCAGAACAATTGGAAGCGGGAACATACAAATCTCCAAAAGAGACGAAACACACGCACGAAGGAAGTATCAACAATTTATGTTTAGATGCAATAAAAGATAAAATGAAAGCAGCTTTTTAG
- a CDS encoding DUF808 domain-containing protein — MGSGFFALLDDIAAIMDDVAVMSKVAAKKTAGILGDDLAVNAEKASGFASSRELPVLWAISKGSLLNKIIILPIAFLLSAFFPIAIIIILVLGGLFLAYEGAEKIYEFIFPHNHEESEGITDEVLTEEQILLIEKDKVKSAIVTDFILSVEIVIIALGTVMEEPLIQKIIVTSIIALVATIGVYGIVALIVRMDEAGFKLIKHSKSEKSLSRFIGNLLVKALPLVIKGLTVIGTIALLLVAGGIFVHYIPYFHHLSEEIKIPAIIKEFTIGLVLGFIVLLFVNLFKKIFKKKTA, encoded by the coding sequence ATGGGTTCAGGTTTTTTCGCTCTGTTAGATGATATCGCAGCAATTATGGATGATGTTGCAGTAATGAGTAAAGTTGCTGCAAAAAAAACAGCTGGAATTCTAGGCGATGATTTGGCTGTAAATGCCGAAAAAGCTTCAGGATTTGCTTCTTCAAGAGAACTTCCCGTTTTATGGGCAATCAGCAAAGGTTCTTTGTTGAATAAAATTATTATTCTTCCAATAGCATTTTTATTAAGTGCATTTTTTCCGATAGCTATTATAATAATTTTAGTTTTAGGAGGACTTTTTTTAGCATACGAAGGAGCCGAAAAAATTTACGAATTTATTTTTCCTCACAATCACGAAGAATCTGAAGGAATTACCGATGAAGTTTTGACTGAAGAACAGATTTTATTAATCGAAAAAGATAAAGTAAAATCGGCAATTGTAACCGATTTCATTTTATCAGTCGAAATCGTAATTATCGCATTAGGTACTGTAATGGAAGAACCACTAATACAGAAGATAATTGTAACTTCGATAATCGCGCTTGTGGCAACAATCGGAGTTTACGGAATTGTGGCACTTATCGTTAGGATGGATGAAGCAGGTTTTAAGCTTATAAAACATAGTAAAAGCGAAAAGAGTCTTTCAAGATTTATTGGAAATTTATTAGTAAAAGCGCTTCCGTTAGTAATAAAAGGTTTAACTGTTATTGGTACAATTGCATTACTTTTAGTTGCAGGAGGAATCTTTGTACATTATATTCCGTATTTTCATCATTTATCAGAAGAAATTAAAATTCCTGCTATTATTAAAGAATTTACAATTGGTTTAGTTCTCGGATTTATTGTTTTACTTTTTGTAAATCTCTTCAAAAAGATTTTCAAAAAGAAAACAGCTTAA
- the clpB gene encoding ATP-dependent chaperone ClpB gives MNINKFTIKSQEAIQLSQQLAQRNGQQQIENEHIFKAIFEVDENVAPFILKKLNVNVPLFLQILDSTIQSFPKVSGGDVMLSRDANKALNEAEIIAQKMNDEYVSIEHLILAIFDSKSKVSQILKDQGVTGKGLKAAIEELRKGERVTSASAEETYNSLNKYAKNLNELARTGKLDPVIGRDEEIRRVLQILTRRTKNNPMLIGEPGVGKTAIAEGLAHRIVDGDVPENLKDKIVFSLDMGALIAGAKYKGEFEERLKSVVKEVTAADGDIVLFIDEIHTLVGAGGGEGAMDAANILKPALARGELRAIGATTLDEYQKYFEKDKALERRFQKVLIDEPDTESAISILRGIKEKYETHHKVQIKDEAIIAAVELSQRYITNRFLPDKAIDLMDEAASKLRMEINSKPEELDVLDRKIMQLEIEIEAIKREKEESKLKILGMELANLKEERNEIYAKWKQEKDIVDGIQAVKHEIEDFKYEAERAERDGDYGKVAEIRYGKIKEAQERQENLQKQLLESQSGNSLIKEEVTREDIAEVVAKWTGIPVTKMLQTEREKLLHLEDELHKRVVGQEEAIEAVSDAVRRSRAGLQDMKKPVGSFLFLGTTGVGKTELAKALAEYLFDDENAMTRIDMSEYQERHSVSRLVGAPPGYVGYDEGGQLTEAVRRKPYSVVLLDEIEKAHPDTFNILLQVLDEGRLTDNKGRLADFRNTIIIMTSNMGSNIIQEKFENLKGSVEAATEAAKNEVLGLLKQTVRPEFINRIDEIVMFTPLTVENISRIVSLQLKSVTKMLALQGITMDATPEAIAYLADKGYDPHFGARPVKRVVQREVSNQLSKEILAGNITTDSIILLDAFDGNLVFRNQTAK, from the coding sequence ATGAACATAAATAAATTTACTATTAAATCGCAAGAAGCCATACAGTTGTCGCAACAATTAGCACAGCGAAATGGCCAGCAGCAAATTGAAAATGAACACATTTTCAAAGCTATTTTTGAAGTAGATGAGAACGTAGCGCCATTTATTCTGAAAAAATTAAATGTAAATGTTCCATTATTTCTTCAAATTTTGGACAGTACAATTCAAAGTTTTCCAAAAGTTTCTGGAGGCGATGTTATGCTTTCGCGAGATGCAAATAAAGCTTTGAATGAAGCTGAAATTATAGCACAAAAAATGAACGATGAATACGTTTCGATCGAACATTTAATTTTGGCTATTTTCGACTCAAAAAGTAAAGTTTCTCAAATTTTAAAAGATCAGGGAGTAACTGGAAAAGGGTTAAAAGCAGCAATCGAAGAATTAAGAAAAGGAGAAAGAGTAACTTCAGCTTCAGCTGAGGAAACTTATAATTCTTTGAATAAATATGCTAAAAACTTAAACGAATTAGCTCGTACAGGAAAACTAGATCCTGTAATTGGCCGTGATGAAGAAATTCGTCGTGTATTGCAGATTCTGACTCGTAGAACAAAAAATAATCCAATGCTTATTGGTGAACCTGGAGTTGGTAAAACCGCAATTGCAGAAGGTTTAGCGCATAGAATTGTGGACGGAGACGTTCCGGAAAACTTAAAAGATAAAATCGTTTTCTCACTCGATATGGGAGCTTTGATTGCCGGAGCAAAATATAAAGGAGAATTCGAAGAACGCTTGAAATCGGTTGTAAAAGAAGTTACAGCCGCAGACGGAGATATTGTTTTGTTTATCGATGAGATTCACACGCTTGTAGGTGCAGGTGGAGGAGAAGGCGCAATGGATGCGGCAAATATCCTAAAACCAGCTTTGGCTCGTGGTGAATTGAGAGCAATTGGGGCTACGACTTTAGATGAATATCAAAAATATTTTGAAAAAGATAAAGCGCTTGAAAGACGTTTTCAAAAAGTACTAATCGACGAACCAGATACAGAAAGCGCAATTTCGATTTTGCGCGGAATTAAAGAGAAATACGAAACGCACCATAAAGTTCAAATCAAAGATGAAGCAATTATTGCAGCAGTTGAACTTTCTCAGCGTTATATTACAAATCGTTTCTTGCCAGATAAAGCAATCGATTTGATGGATGAAGCGGCTTCTAAATTGCGTATGGAAATCAATTCAAAACCTGAAGAATTAGACGTTTTGGATCGTAAAATCATGCAATTGGAAATTGAAATCGAAGCTATTAAACGTGAGAAAGAAGAAAGCAAGCTGAAAATTTTAGGTATGGAATTAGCCAACCTAAAAGAAGAGCGAAACGAAATCTATGCAAAATGGAAGCAGGAAAAAGATATCGTTGATGGAATTCAGGCTGTAAAACACGAAATTGAAGACTTTAAATACGAAGCAGAACGTGCAGAACGTGATGGTGATTACGGAAAAGTAGCTGAAATTCGTTACGGAAAAATAAAAGAAGCACAAGAACGTCAGGAAAATTTGCAAAAACAATTGTTAGAGTCTCAATCTGGAAATTCTTTAATAAAAGAAGAAGTAACCAGAGAAGATATTGCTGAGGTTGTAGCAAAATGGACAGGAATTCCGGTTACAAAAATGCTTCAGACCGAAAGAGAAAAACTATTGCATCTTGAAGACGAATTACACAAACGTGTTGTTGGTCAGGAAGAAGCGATTGAAGCTGTGAGTGACGCGGTTCGTAGAAGCCGTGCTGGTTTACAGGATATGAAAAAACCTGTCGGATCGTTCTTGTTTTTAGGAACAACGGGAGTTGGTAAAACGGAGTTGGCAAAAGCTTTGGCAGAATATCTTTTTGATGATGAAAATGCGATGACTCGTATCGATATGAGTGAATACCAAGAACGTCACAGTGTGAGCCGTTTAGTTGGTGCGCCTCCAGGATATGTAGGTTACGATGAAGGAGGTCAGTTAACAGAAGCGGTTCGTAGAAAACCGTATTCTGTTGTGCTTTTGGACGAGATCGAAAAAGCCCATCCAGATACTTTCAATATTTTATTGCAAGTTCTAGATGAAGGACGTTTGACGGACAACAAAGGGCGTCTGGCTGATTTCAGAAATACAATTATTATTATGACCTCAAATATGGGAAGTAATATTATTCAGGAGAAATTTGAAAATCTAAAAGGAAGCGTTGAAGCAGCTACAGAAGCAGCTAAAAATGAAGTTTTAGGATTATTAAAACAAACTGTTCGTCCTGAGTTTATCAACCGTATAGACGAAATTGTAATGTTCACGCCGCTTACAGTAGAGAATATTTCAAGAATTGTAAGTTTACAGTTGAAGAGCGTTACCAAAATGCTGGCACTGCAAGGCATTACAATGGACGCAACTCCAGAAGCTATTGCTTACTTGGCAGATAAAGGTTATGATCCGCATTTTGGAGCAAGACCAGTGAAACGTGTGGTTCAGCGAGAAGTTTCAAATCAATTGTCAAAAGAAATTTTGGCAGGAAATATTACAACAGACAGCATCATTTTATTAGATGCTTTCGATGGCAATTTGGTTTTCAGAAATCAGACAGCTAAATAA
- the ytxJ gene encoding bacillithiol system redox-active protein YtxJ, translating into MSFFNSIFGSSENSEAQKSNVNWTELTDILQLMEIEAISNEKPVVIFKHSTRCSISRMALKQFEREFDLESVVDAYFLDLIAHRDISNEIASRFGVYHESPQLILIKNGKAVYNVSHSDINAEALKSKV; encoded by the coding sequence ATGAGTTTTTTTAATTCAATCTTCGGAAGTTCAGAGAACTCAGAAGCTCAAAAAAGTAACGTCAACTGGACAGAATTAACAGATATACTTCAGTTAATGGAGATCGAAGCTATTTCTAATGAAAAACCAGTTGTAATATTCAAACACAGCACAAGATGCAGCATTAGCCGAATGGCTTTAAAACAATTTGAAAGAGAATTTGATCTTGAAAGTGTTGTCGATGCTTATTTCTTAGATTTAATAGCCCACCGAGATATTTCAAACGAAATCGCTAGCAGATTTGGAGTTTATCACGAATCTCCACAATTGATTTTAATTAAAAATGGAAAAGCGGTTTATAATGTTTCACATAGCGATATTAATGCTGAAGCATTGAAAAGCAAAGTATAA
- a CDS encoding DUF2157 domain-containing protein gives MKKFNEEATLKLFEKGLVTENQFEEIKTYRNLNIFSLNAELKLFLYLSVLLFTSGIGILIYENIDSIGHIAILSLLLIVIVVCFYYCFKNSKGFQKQETTFDHPVVEYLVLAGNILTCIFIGYLQFQYKPFGEHYGLATLVPTIVSFFCAYYFDNRSVLTIAITGLAAYVGLSVTPQDIFNDTNNLYASQNLSYSAVMLGILLILWTIYSRRISLKTHFGLVFLTFALHIISIASISNLTNYDFLTWIIFALILAVSTYYFYKASYDYKAMSLYVFMIVYAYIGANIVLFRIFENVDFSQIWELFIFLLPAYFVGSIIMFIKLIKNFHKEIAE, from the coding sequence ATGAAAAAATTTAATGAAGAAGCAACTCTCAAACTTTTCGAGAAAGGCTTAGTTACTGAAAATCAGTTTGAAGAAATAAAAACATATCGAAATCTAAACATCTTTTCATTAAATGCAGAATTAAAATTATTTCTGTATTTATCAGTACTATTGTTTACTTCAGGAATAGGAATTTTAATTTATGAAAACATCGATTCAATAGGGCATATCGCAATTCTTTCTTTGCTTTTGATTGTAATCGTCGTTTGTTTTTATTACTGTTTTAAAAATTCTAAAGGTTTTCAGAAACAAGAAACTACTTTTGACCATCCTGTTGTAGAGTATTTGGTTTTAGCAGGAAATATTCTGACTTGTATTTTTATAGGATATCTTCAGTTTCAATACAAACCATTTGGCGAACATTACGGATTAGCAACTTTAGTTCCAACCATTGTAAGTTTCTTTTGTGCTTATTATTTTGATAACCGAAGTGTTTTGACAATTGCGATTACGGGTTTGGCGGCTTATGTAGGGCTTTCGGTTACGCCACAAGATATCTTTAACGACACTAATAATCTTTATGCGAGCCAAAACTTGAGTTATTCTGCTGTGATGCTCGGAATTTTATTGATTTTATGGACAATTTACAGCAGACGAATTTCTTTAAAAACACATTTTGGTTTGGTATTTCTAACTTTTGCCTTGCATATTATTAGTATTGCCTCAATTAGTAATTTAACTAATTATGATTTTCTAACTTGGATAATATTTGCCCTTATTTTGGCAGTTTCTACCTATTATTTTTATAAAGCCAGTTACGATTATAAAGCAATGTCTCTCTATGTATTTATGATTGTATACGCTTACATCGGTGCTAATATAGTTTTGTTTAGAATTTTTGAGAATGTAGATTTTTCTCAAATATGGGAATTATTTATTTTCCTGCTTCCAGCATATTTTGTTGGTTCGATTATAATGTTTATTAAATTGATTAAAAACTTCCATAAAGAAATAGCCGAATGA
- a CDS encoding M20 family metallo-hydrolase has product MKNIDTLTQEAISLLRSLIETPSFSSEEDQTALLIENWFNQNEIPFKRENNNLWAFNKYFDENKPTLLLNSHHDTVRPNQAYTNDPFKAIEKDGKLFGLGSNDAGGCLVSLLATFVYFYENENLSHNIVIVASAEEESSGKNGLNSVLKSLPELDCAIVGEPTLMQLAVAEKGLLVLDVKVKGTASHAAHQNDDNALYKSIPVMEWFKNYKFDKISDVLGPVKMTVTQINAGKQHNVVPSECDLVVDIRVTDRYTNAEILEVVKANVNAEVTPRSMHLNASSIPVAHGLVQAGIALGRTTYGSPTLSDQSVLSCQSLKLGPGETLRSHSADEFIFVNEIEEGVDLYIKILTDFFKL; this is encoded by the coding sequence ATGAAAAATATAGATACGCTTACCCAGGAAGCAATTAGTTTATTAAGAAGTTTAATCGAAACCCCTTCATTTTCTAGTGAAGAAGATCAGACAGCTCTTTTAATCGAAAATTGGTTCAATCAAAATGAGATTCCTTTCAAGAGAGAAAACAATAATTTGTGGGCTTTCAATAAATATTTCGACGAAAACAAACCAACACTTTTATTAAACTCACATCACGATACTGTACGACCAAATCAAGCTTATACAAATGATCCCTTTAAAGCGATTGAAAAAGACGGAAAATTATTTGGTTTAGGAAGTAATGATGCAGGAGGATGTTTAGTTTCGTTGCTAGCAACTTTTGTATATTTTTACGAAAATGAAAACCTTTCTCACAATATTGTAATTGTAGCTTCTGCAGAAGAAGAAAGTAGCGGAAAGAACGGTTTAAACAGCGTTTTAAAAAGCTTACCAGAATTAGATTGCGCCATAGTTGGAGAGCCAACTTTAATGCAATTAGCAGTTGCCGAAAAAGGTCTTTTAGTTTTAGATGTAAAAGTAAAAGGAACTGCAAGTCACGCCGCACATCAAAATGACGACAACGCTTTATACAAATCAATTCCAGTAATGGAATGGTTTAAAAACTATAAATTCGACAAAATATCAGACGTTTTAGGTCCTGTAAAAATGACTGTAACGCAAATTAATGCAGGAAAACAGCATAACGTAGTGCCGTCAGAATGTGATTTGGTTGTAGACATTCGCGTAACAGATCGCTATACAAATGCCGAAATTCTGGAAGTGGTTAAAGCAAATGTAAACGCCGAAGTAACGCCAAGATCAATGCATTTAAACGCATCTTCTATTCCAGTTGCGCACGGTTTGGTTCAGGCCGGAATAGCATTGGGAAGAACAACGTATGGTTCGCCAACGCTTTCAGATCAATCCGTTTTAAGCTGTCAGTCTTTAAAATTAGGGCCAGGAGAAACATTGCGTTCACATTCAGCAGACGAATTTATTTTTGTAAATGAAATTGAAGAAGGAGTCGACCTGTATATCAAAATACTAACTGATTTCTTTAAATTATAA
- a CDS encoding carbon-nitrogen hydrolase, whose amino-acid sequence MPKRKYKISVIQLNLNDVAENNLKKCISWVRDAASQGAEVILLPELYSSHYFCQSEDVDNFALAEPLYSTSFVAFSELAKELGVVIIVPFFEKRMAGIYHNSAYIIDTDGTEAGLYRKMHIPDDPHFYEKFYFTPGDLGFQAIETKKGTVGTLICWDQWYPEAARITALKGAEVLFYPTAIGWHPKEKEQYGENQYGAWMNVMKGHAVANGVFVAAANRIGLEKYIEGTEGIQFWGASFIAGPQGEILAQASHDKEEILIAEVDLDLQENVRQNWPFFRDRRIDAFGDIVKRAIDK is encoded by the coding sequence ATGCCGAAAAGAAAATATAAAATATCAGTAATTCAGTTAAATCTGAATGATGTCGCTGAAAATAATCTTAAAAAATGTATCAGCTGGGTAAGAGATGCTGCAAGTCAAGGAGCAGAGGTAATCTTACTTCCTGAGTTATATAGTAGTCATTATTTCTGCCAAAGTGAAGATGTAGATAATTTTGCATTAGCAGAACCATTATACAGTACTTCTTTTGTTGCTTTCAGCGAATTGGCAAAAGAATTAGGAGTAGTAATTATTGTTCCTTTCTTCGAAAAAAGAATGGCAGGAATCTATCATAACAGTGCTTACATCATCGATACAGATGGTACAGAAGCTGGTTTATATCGTAAAATGCACATTCCAGACGATCCGCATTTCTATGAAAAATTCTATTTCACTCCAGGAGATTTAGGTTTTCAAGCAATCGAAACTAAAAAAGGAACAGTAGGAACGTTAATCTGCTGGGATCAATGGTATCCAGAAGCAGCTCGTATTACGGCTTTAAAAGGTGCTGAAGTTTTATTCTACCCAACAGCAATTGGATGGCATCCGAAAGAAAAAGAGCAATACGGAGAAAATCAGTACGGCGCTTGGATGAATGTAATGAAAGGTCATGCTGTTGCAAATGGCGTTTTCGTTGCAGCCGCAAACCGAATTGGATTAGAAAAATATATTGAAGGAACAGAGGGAATTCAATTCTGGGGAGCTTCTTTCATTGCTGGACCACAAGGTGAGATTTTAGCGCAAGCTTCACACGATAAAGAAGAAATCTTAATTGCTGAGGTTGATTTAGATTTACAGGAAAATGTTCGTCAAAACTGGCCATTCTTCAGAGACAGAAGAATTGATGCTTTTGGTGATATCGTAAAAAGAGCAATCGATAAATAA